Proteins encoded in a region of the Leopardus geoffroyi isolate Oge1 chromosome E2, O.geoffroyi_Oge1_pat1.0, whole genome shotgun sequence genome:
- the MED25 gene encoding mediator of RNA polymerase II transcription subunit 25 isoform X10: MGGGGETCSLIAEGLSTALQLFDDFKKMREQMAPVLPGSTSFLIPGSGQTHRVCLLICNSPPYLLPAVESTTYSGYTTESLVQKIGEQGIHFSIVSPRKLPALRLLFEKAAPPAMLEPLQPPTDVSQDPRHMVLVRGLVLPVGGGSAPGPLQPKQPVPLPPAPPSGASLSAAPQQPLPPVPQQYQVPGNLSAAQVAAQNAVEAAKNQKAGLGPRFSPINPLQQAASGVGPPFSQAPAPPLPPGPPGAPKPPPASQASLVSTVAPSPGLAPPAQPGAPSMAGTVAPGGVSGPSPAQLGAPALGGQQSVSNKLLAWSGVLEWQEKPKPASVDANTKLTRSLPCQVYVNHGENLKTEQWPQKLIMQLIPQQLLTTLGPLFRNSRMVQFHFTNKDLESLKGLYRIMGNGFAGCVHFPHTAPCEVRVLMLLYSSKKKIFMGLIPYDQSGFVNGIRQVITNHKQVQQQKLEQQRGMGAQQAPPGLGPILEDQARPSQNLLQLRPPQPQPQGTVGASAASGQPQPQGAAQAPPGAPQGPPGAAPGPPPPGPILRPQNPGANPQLRSLLLNPPPPQTGVPPPQASLHHLQPPGAPALLPPPHQGLGQPQLGPPLLHPPPAQSWPAQLPPRAPLPVAKRKRDREGHVFREKWERAYFFVEVKSMPMCLICKKIVSVLKEYNLRRHYESKHSKSFDQYTEQTRDAILNELKKGLKRQ; the protein is encoded by the exons ATGGGTGGGGGAGGCGAGACCTGCAGCCTCATCGCCGAAGGCCTCAGCACTGCCCTGCAGCTATTTGATGACTTCAAGAAGATGCGGGAGCAGAT GGCCCCCGTTCTTCCCGGCTCCACATCTTTCCTTATCCCTGGCAGTGGCCAGACACACCGCGTCTGCCTCCTCATCTGTAACTCGCCCCCTTACCTGCTGCCTGCTGTCGAGAGCACCACGTACTCTGGGTACACGACGGAGAGTCTCGTGCAGAAGATCGGGGAG CAAGGGATCCACTTCTCCATCGTGTCTCCCCGGAAGCTCCCTGCCCTGAGGCTTCTGTTCGAAAAGGCGGCTCCCCCGGCCATGCTGGAGCCGCTGCAGCCACCGACAGATGTGAGCCAGGACCCCCGGCACATGGTGCTGGTGCGGGGGCTGGTGCTGCCGG TTGGGGGTGGCTCAGCCCCAGGCCCCCTCCAGCCAAAGCAGCCTGTGCCCCTGCCTCCAGCTCCACCCTCAGGCGCCTCGCTCTCAGCAGCCCCCCAGCAGCCTCTGCCCCCGGTCCCCCAGCAGTACCAG GTCCCTGGGAACCTGAGCGCAGCTCAGGTGGCTGCCCAGAATGCGGTGGAAGCCGCCAAGAACCAGAAGGCTGGGCTGGGCCCACGCT TCTCACCCATTAACCCTCTCCAGCAAGCTGCTTCAGGAGTGGGTCCCCCCTTCAGCCAGGCACCGGCCCCACCACTACCCCCGGGGCCCCCTGGCGCCCCCAAGCCACCCCCTGCTTCCCAGGCCAGCCTGGTCTCCACCGTGGCTCCCAGCCCGGGCCTGGCCCCACCCGCACAACCTGGGGCACCGTCCATG GCGGGCACAGTGGCCCCAGGCGGGGTGAGCGGCCCTTCCCCAGCCCAGCTGGGGGCCCCGGCCCTCGGTGGGCAGCAGTCAGTCTCCAACAAACTCCTGGCCTGGAGCGGGGTCCTTGAGTGGCAGGAG AAGCCCAAACCCGCCTCGGTAGATGCCAACACCAAGCTGACGCGGTCGCTGCCGTGCCAGGTCTACGTGAATCACGGCGAGAACTT GAAGACCGAGCAGTGGCCCCAGAAGCTCATCATGCAGCTCATCCCGCAGCAGCTGCTG ACCACCCTGGGCCCTTTGTTCCGGAACTCAAGGATGGTGCAGTTCCATTTCACCAACAAGGACCTGGAATCCCTGAAAGGCCTCTACCGGATCATGGGCAACGGCTTT GCCGGCTGCGTGCACTTCCCCCACACGGCGCCCTGCGAGGTGCGTGTGCTCATGCTCCTGTACTCGTCCAAGAAGAAGATCTTCATGGGCCTCATCCCCTACGACCAGAGCGGCTTCGTCAACGGCATCCGGCAGGTCATTACCAACCACAAGCAGGTCCAGCAGCAGAAGCTGGAACAGCAGCGCGGG ATGGGGGCACAGCAGGCACCCCCCGGGCTGGGCCCCATTCTGGAGGACCAGGCGAGACCCTCACAGAATCTG CTCCAGCTCCGCCCACCACAGCCCCAGCCTCAGGGCACCGTGGGGGCCTCTGCGGCCTCGggacagccccagccccagggtgCTGCCCAggcccccccgggcgccccccaaGGCCCTCCTGGAgcagcccccggccccccccctCCTGGACCCATCCTTCGGCCTCAGAACCCTGGGGCCAACCCCCAACTGCGGAGTCTTCTCCTCAACCCACCGCCG CCCCAGACTGGCgtgcccccaccccaagcctccCTCCACCATCTCCAGCCACCAGGGGCTCCTGCACTGCTGCCCCCACCACACCAGGGCCTGGGGCAACCCCAGCTGGGGCCCCCCCTCCTGCACCCACCACCCGCCCAGTCCTGGCCCGCACAGCTTCCCCCAAGAGCTCCATTGCCAG TGGCAAAACGAAAGAGAGACCGAGAGGGCCACGTGTTTCGAGAAAAATGGGAGCGAGCCTATTTCTTTGTGGAAGTGAAGAGTATGCCTATGTGCTTAATATGCAAAAAAATCGTATCTGTGTTGAAAGAATACAACCTGAGACGTCATTATGAATCCAAGCACAGTAAGAGCTTCGACCAGTACACGGAACAGACGCGAGACGCGATACTCAATGAACTGAAAAAGGGCCTCAAACGTCAGTAG
- the MED25 gene encoding mediator of RNA polymerase II transcription subunit 25 isoform X11, protein MGGGGETCSLIAEGLSTALQLFDDFKKMREQIGQTHRVCLLICNSPPYLLPAVESTTYSGYTTESLVQKIGEQGIHFSIVSPRKLPALRLLFEKAAPPAMLEPLQPPTDVSQDPRHMVLVRGLVLPVGGGSAPGPLQPKQPVPLPPAPPSGASLSAAPQQPLPPVPQQYQVPGNLSAAQVAAQNAVEAAKNQKAGLGPRFSPINPLQQAASGVGPPFSQAPAPPLPPGPPGAPKPPPASQASLVSTVAPSPGLAPPAQPGAPSMAGTVAPGGVSGPSPAQLGAPALGGQQSVSNKLLAWSGVLEWQEKPKPASVDANTKLTRSLPCQVYVNHGENLKTEQWPQKLIMQLIPQQLLTTLGPLFRNSRMVQFHFTNKDLESLKGLYRIMGNGFAGCVHFPHTAPCEVRVLMLLYSSKKKIFMGLIPYDQSGFVNGIRQVITNHKQVQQQKLEQQRGMGAQQAPPGLGPILEDQARPSQNLLQLRPPQPQPQGTVGASAASGQPQPQGAAQAPPGAPQGPPGAAPGPPPPGPILRPQNPGANPQLRSLLLNPPPPQTGVPPPQASLHHLQPPGAPALLPPPHQGLGQPQLGPPLLHPPPAQSWPAQLPPRAPLPVAKRKRDREGHVFREKWERAYFFVEVKSMPMCLICKKIVSVLKEYNLRRHYESKHSKSFDQYTEQTRDAILNELKKGLKRQ, encoded by the exons ATGGGTGGGGGAGGCGAGACCTGCAGCCTCATCGCCGAAGGCCTCAGCACTGCCCTGCAGCTATTTGATGACTTCAAGAAGATGCGGGAGCAGAT TGGCCAGACACACCGCGTCTGCCTCCTCATCTGTAACTCGCCCCCTTACCTGCTGCCTGCTGTCGAGAGCACCACGTACTCTGGGTACACGACGGAGAGTCTCGTGCAGAAGATCGGGGAG CAAGGGATCCACTTCTCCATCGTGTCTCCCCGGAAGCTCCCTGCCCTGAGGCTTCTGTTCGAAAAGGCGGCTCCCCCGGCCATGCTGGAGCCGCTGCAGCCACCGACAGATGTGAGCCAGGACCCCCGGCACATGGTGCTGGTGCGGGGGCTGGTGCTGCCGG TTGGGGGTGGCTCAGCCCCAGGCCCCCTCCAGCCAAAGCAGCCTGTGCCCCTGCCTCCAGCTCCACCCTCAGGCGCCTCGCTCTCAGCAGCCCCCCAGCAGCCTCTGCCCCCGGTCCCCCAGCAGTACCAG GTCCCTGGGAACCTGAGCGCAGCTCAGGTGGCTGCCCAGAATGCGGTGGAAGCCGCCAAGAACCAGAAGGCTGGGCTGGGCCCACGCT TCTCACCCATTAACCCTCTCCAGCAAGCTGCTTCAGGAGTGGGTCCCCCCTTCAGCCAGGCACCGGCCCCACCACTACCCCCGGGGCCCCCTGGCGCCCCCAAGCCACCCCCTGCTTCCCAGGCCAGCCTGGTCTCCACCGTGGCTCCCAGCCCGGGCCTGGCCCCACCCGCACAACCTGGGGCACCGTCCATG GCGGGCACAGTGGCCCCAGGCGGGGTGAGCGGCCCTTCCCCAGCCCAGCTGGGGGCCCCGGCCCTCGGTGGGCAGCAGTCAGTCTCCAACAAACTCCTGGCCTGGAGCGGGGTCCTTGAGTGGCAGGAG AAGCCCAAACCCGCCTCGGTAGATGCCAACACCAAGCTGACGCGGTCGCTGCCGTGCCAGGTCTACGTGAATCACGGCGAGAACTT GAAGACCGAGCAGTGGCCCCAGAAGCTCATCATGCAGCTCATCCCGCAGCAGCTGCTG ACCACCCTGGGCCCTTTGTTCCGGAACTCAAGGATGGTGCAGTTCCATTTCACCAACAAGGACCTGGAATCCCTGAAAGGCCTCTACCGGATCATGGGCAACGGCTTT GCCGGCTGCGTGCACTTCCCCCACACGGCGCCCTGCGAGGTGCGTGTGCTCATGCTCCTGTACTCGTCCAAGAAGAAGATCTTCATGGGCCTCATCCCCTACGACCAGAGCGGCTTCGTCAACGGCATCCGGCAGGTCATTACCAACCACAAGCAGGTCCAGCAGCAGAAGCTGGAACAGCAGCGCGGG ATGGGGGCACAGCAGGCACCCCCCGGGCTGGGCCCCATTCTGGAGGACCAGGCGAGACCCTCACAGAATCTG CTCCAGCTCCGCCCACCACAGCCCCAGCCTCAGGGCACCGTGGGGGCCTCTGCGGCCTCGggacagccccagccccagggtgCTGCCCAggcccccccgggcgccccccaaGGCCCTCCTGGAgcagcccccggccccccccctCCTGGACCCATCCTTCGGCCTCAGAACCCTGGGGCCAACCCCCAACTGCGGAGTCTTCTCCTCAACCCACCGCCG CCCCAGACTGGCgtgcccccaccccaagcctccCTCCACCATCTCCAGCCACCAGGGGCTCCTGCACTGCTGCCCCCACCACACCAGGGCCTGGGGCAACCCCAGCTGGGGCCCCCCCTCCTGCACCCACCACCCGCCCAGTCCTGGCCCGCACAGCTTCCCCCAAGAGCTCCATTGCCAG TGGCAAAACGAAAGAGAGACCGAGAGGGCCACGTGTTTCGAGAAAAATGGGAGCGAGCCTATTTCTTTGTGGAAGTGAAGAGTATGCCTATGTGCTTAATATGCAAAAAAATCGTATCTGTGTTGAAAGAATACAACCTGAGACGTCATTATGAATCCAAGCACAGTAAGAGCTTCGACCAGTACACGGAACAGACGCGAGACGCGATACTCAATGAACTGAAAAAGGGCCTCAAACGTCAGTAG
- the MED25 gene encoding mediator of RNA polymerase II transcription subunit 25 isoform X5, with translation MVPGSEGPARAGGLVADVVFVIEGTANLGPYFEGLRKHYLLPAIEYFNGGPPAETDFGGDYGGTQYSLVVFNTVDCAPESYVQCHAPTSSAYEFVTWLDGIKFMGGGGETCSLIAEGLSTALQLFDDFKKMREQMAPVLPGSTSFLIPGSGQTHRVCLLICNSPPYLLPAVESTTYSGYTTESLVQKIGEQGIHFSIVSPRKLPALRLLFEKAAPPAMLEPLQPPTDVSQDPRHMVLVRGLVLPVGGGSAPGPLQPKQPVPLPPAPPSGASLSAAPQQPLPPVPQQYQVPGNLSAAQVAAQNAVEAAKNQKAGLGPRFSPINPLQQAASGVGPPFSQAPAPPLPPGPPGAPKPPPASQASLVSTVAPSPGLAPPAQPGAPSMAGTVAPGGVSGPSPAQLGAPALGGQQSVSNKLLAWSGVLEWQEKPKPASVDANTKLTRSLPCQVYVNHGENLKTEQWPQKLIMQLIPQQLLTTLGPLFRNSRMVQFHFTNKDLESLKGLYRIMGNGFAGCVHFPHTAPCEVRVLMLLYSSKKKIFMGLIPYDQSGFVNGIRQVITNHKQVQQQKLEQQRGMGAQQAPPGLGPILEDQARPSQNLLQLRPPQPQPQGTVGASAASGQPQPQGAAQAPPGAPQGPPGAAPGPPPPGPILRPQNPGANPQLRSLLLNPPPPQTGVPPPQASLHHLQPPGAPALLPPPHQGLGQPQLGPPLLHPPPAQSWPAQLPPRAPLPEYNLRRHYESKHSKSFDQYTEQTRDAILNELKKGLKRQ, from the exons ATGGTCCCCGGGTCGGAGGGCCCGGCCCGCGCCGGGGGCCTCGTGGCTGACGTGGTGTTTGTGATCGAGGGCACTGCCAACCTGGGGCCTTACTTCGAAGGGCTGCGCAAGCACTACCTGCTTCCGGCCATCGA GTACTTTAATGGTGGTCCTCCTGCTGAGACGGACTTCGGGGGAGAC TATGGGGGGACCCAGTACAGCCTCGTGGTGTTCAACACGGTGGACTGCGCTCCTGAGTCCTACGTACAGTGTCACGCTCCCACCAGCAGCGCCTATGAGTTTGTCACCTGGCTCGATGGCATTAA GTTCATGGGTGGGGGAGGCGAGACCTGCAGCCTCATCGCCGAAGGCCTCAGCACTGCCCTGCAGCTATTTGATGACTTCAAGAAGATGCGGGAGCAGAT GGCCCCCGTTCTTCCCGGCTCCACATCTTTCCTTATCCCTGGCAGTGGCCAGACACACCGCGTCTGCCTCCTCATCTGTAACTCGCCCCCTTACCTGCTGCCTGCTGTCGAGAGCACCACGTACTCTGGGTACACGACGGAGAGTCTCGTGCAGAAGATCGGGGAG CAAGGGATCCACTTCTCCATCGTGTCTCCCCGGAAGCTCCCTGCCCTGAGGCTTCTGTTCGAAAAGGCGGCTCCCCCGGCCATGCTGGAGCCGCTGCAGCCACCGACAGATGTGAGCCAGGACCCCCGGCACATGGTGCTGGTGCGGGGGCTGGTGCTGCCGG TTGGGGGTGGCTCAGCCCCAGGCCCCCTCCAGCCAAAGCAGCCTGTGCCCCTGCCTCCAGCTCCACCCTCAGGCGCCTCGCTCTCAGCAGCCCCCCAGCAGCCTCTGCCCCCGGTCCCCCAGCAGTACCAG GTCCCTGGGAACCTGAGCGCAGCTCAGGTGGCTGCCCAGAATGCGGTGGAAGCCGCCAAGAACCAGAAGGCTGGGCTGGGCCCACGCT TCTCACCCATTAACCCTCTCCAGCAAGCTGCTTCAGGAGTGGGTCCCCCCTTCAGCCAGGCACCGGCCCCACCACTACCCCCGGGGCCCCCTGGCGCCCCCAAGCCACCCCCTGCTTCCCAGGCCAGCCTGGTCTCCACCGTGGCTCCCAGCCCGGGCCTGGCCCCACCCGCACAACCTGGGGCACCGTCCATG GCGGGCACAGTGGCCCCAGGCGGGGTGAGCGGCCCTTCCCCAGCCCAGCTGGGGGCCCCGGCCCTCGGTGGGCAGCAGTCAGTCTCCAACAAACTCCTGGCCTGGAGCGGGGTCCTTGAGTGGCAGGAG AAGCCCAAACCCGCCTCGGTAGATGCCAACACCAAGCTGACGCGGTCGCTGCCGTGCCAGGTCTACGTGAATCACGGCGAGAACTT GAAGACCGAGCAGTGGCCCCAGAAGCTCATCATGCAGCTCATCCCGCAGCAGCTGCTG ACCACCCTGGGCCCTTTGTTCCGGAACTCAAGGATGGTGCAGTTCCATTTCACCAACAAGGACCTGGAATCCCTGAAAGGCCTCTACCGGATCATGGGCAACGGCTTT GCCGGCTGCGTGCACTTCCCCCACACGGCGCCCTGCGAGGTGCGTGTGCTCATGCTCCTGTACTCGTCCAAGAAGAAGATCTTCATGGGCCTCATCCCCTACGACCAGAGCGGCTTCGTCAACGGCATCCGGCAGGTCATTACCAACCACAAGCAGGTCCAGCAGCAGAAGCTGGAACAGCAGCGCGGG ATGGGGGCACAGCAGGCACCCCCCGGGCTGGGCCCCATTCTGGAGGACCAGGCGAGACCCTCACAGAATCTG CTCCAGCTCCGCCCACCACAGCCCCAGCCTCAGGGCACCGTGGGGGCCTCTGCGGCCTCGggacagccccagccccagggtgCTGCCCAggcccccccgggcgccccccaaGGCCCTCCTGGAgcagcccccggccccccccctCCTGGACCCATCCTTCGGCCTCAGAACCCTGGGGCCAACCCCCAACTGCGGAGTCTTCTCCTCAACCCACCGCCG CCCCAGACTGGCgtgcccccaccccaagcctccCTCCACCATCTCCAGCCACCAGGGGCTCCTGCACTGCTGCCCCCACCACACCAGGGCCTGGGGCAACCCCAGCTGGGGCCCCCCCTCCTGCACCCACCACCCGCCCAGTCCTGGCCCGCACAGCTTCCCCCAAGAGCTCCATTGCCAG AATACAACCTGAGACGTCATTATGAATCCAAGCACAGTAAGAGCTTCGACCAGTACACGGAACAGACGCGAGACGCGATACTCAATGAACTGAAAAAGGGCCTCAAACGTCAGTAG
- the MED25 gene encoding mediator of RNA polymerase II transcription subunit 25 isoform X3, with product MVPGSEGPARAGGLVADVVFVIEGTANLGPYFEGLRKHYLLPAIEYFNGGPPAETDFGGDYGGTQYSLVVFNTVDCAPESYVQCHAPTSSAYEFVTWLDGIKFMGGGGETCSLIAEGLSTALQLFDDFKKMREQMAPVLPGSTSFLIPGSGQTHRVCLLICNSPPYLLPAVESTTYSGYTTESLVQKIGEQGIHFSIVSPRKLPALRLLFEKAAPPAMLEPLQPPTDVSQDPRHMVLVRGLVLPVGGGSAPGPLQPKQPVPLPPAPPSGASLSAAPQQPLPPVPQQYQVPGNLSAAQVAAQNAVEAAKNQKAGLGPRFSPINPLQQAASGVGPPFSQAPAPPLPPGPPGAPKPPPASQASLVSTVAPSPGLAPPAQPGAPSMAGTVAPGGVSGPSPAQLGAPALGGQQSVSNKLLAWSGVLEWQEKPKPASVDANTKLTRSLPCQVYVNHGENLKTEQWPQKLIMQLIPQQLLTTLGPLFRNSRMVQFHFTNKDLESLKGLYRIMGNGFAGCVHFPHTAPCEVRVLMLLYSSKKKIFMGLIPYDQSGFVNGIRQVITNHKQVQQQKLEQQRGLQLRPPQPQPQGTVGASAASGQPQPQGAAQAPPGAPQGPPGAAPGPPPPGPILRPQNPGANPQLRSLLLNPPPPQTGVPPPQASLHHLQPPGAPALLPPPHQGLGQPQLGPPLLHPPPAQSWPAQLPPRAPLPVAKRKRDREGHVFREKWERAYFFVEVKSMPMCLICKKIVSVLKEYNLRRHYESKHSKSFDQYTEQTRDAILNELKKGLKRQ from the exons ATGGTCCCCGGGTCGGAGGGCCCGGCCCGCGCCGGGGGCCTCGTGGCTGACGTGGTGTTTGTGATCGAGGGCACTGCCAACCTGGGGCCTTACTTCGAAGGGCTGCGCAAGCACTACCTGCTTCCGGCCATCGA GTACTTTAATGGTGGTCCTCCTGCTGAGACGGACTTCGGGGGAGAC TATGGGGGGACCCAGTACAGCCTCGTGGTGTTCAACACGGTGGACTGCGCTCCTGAGTCCTACGTACAGTGTCACGCTCCCACCAGCAGCGCCTATGAGTTTGTCACCTGGCTCGATGGCATTAA GTTCATGGGTGGGGGAGGCGAGACCTGCAGCCTCATCGCCGAAGGCCTCAGCACTGCCCTGCAGCTATTTGATGACTTCAAGAAGATGCGGGAGCAGAT GGCCCCCGTTCTTCCCGGCTCCACATCTTTCCTTATCCCTGGCAGTGGCCAGACACACCGCGTCTGCCTCCTCATCTGTAACTCGCCCCCTTACCTGCTGCCTGCTGTCGAGAGCACCACGTACTCTGGGTACACGACGGAGAGTCTCGTGCAGAAGATCGGGGAG CAAGGGATCCACTTCTCCATCGTGTCTCCCCGGAAGCTCCCTGCCCTGAGGCTTCTGTTCGAAAAGGCGGCTCCCCCGGCCATGCTGGAGCCGCTGCAGCCACCGACAGATGTGAGCCAGGACCCCCGGCACATGGTGCTGGTGCGGGGGCTGGTGCTGCCGG TTGGGGGTGGCTCAGCCCCAGGCCCCCTCCAGCCAAAGCAGCCTGTGCCCCTGCCTCCAGCTCCACCCTCAGGCGCCTCGCTCTCAGCAGCCCCCCAGCAGCCTCTGCCCCCGGTCCCCCAGCAGTACCAG GTCCCTGGGAACCTGAGCGCAGCTCAGGTGGCTGCCCAGAATGCGGTGGAAGCCGCCAAGAACCAGAAGGCTGGGCTGGGCCCACGCT TCTCACCCATTAACCCTCTCCAGCAAGCTGCTTCAGGAGTGGGTCCCCCCTTCAGCCAGGCACCGGCCCCACCACTACCCCCGGGGCCCCCTGGCGCCCCCAAGCCACCCCCTGCTTCCCAGGCCAGCCTGGTCTCCACCGTGGCTCCCAGCCCGGGCCTGGCCCCACCCGCACAACCTGGGGCACCGTCCATG GCGGGCACAGTGGCCCCAGGCGGGGTGAGCGGCCCTTCCCCAGCCCAGCTGGGGGCCCCGGCCCTCGGTGGGCAGCAGTCAGTCTCCAACAAACTCCTGGCCTGGAGCGGGGTCCTTGAGTGGCAGGAG AAGCCCAAACCCGCCTCGGTAGATGCCAACACCAAGCTGACGCGGTCGCTGCCGTGCCAGGTCTACGTGAATCACGGCGAGAACTT GAAGACCGAGCAGTGGCCCCAGAAGCTCATCATGCAGCTCATCCCGCAGCAGCTGCTG ACCACCCTGGGCCCTTTGTTCCGGAACTCAAGGATGGTGCAGTTCCATTTCACCAACAAGGACCTGGAATCCCTGAAAGGCCTCTACCGGATCATGGGCAACGGCTTT GCCGGCTGCGTGCACTTCCCCCACACGGCGCCCTGCGAGGTGCGTGTGCTCATGCTCCTGTACTCGTCCAAGAAGAAGATCTTCATGGGCCTCATCCCCTACGACCAGAGCGGCTTCGTCAACGGCATCCGGCAGGTCATTACCAACCACAAGCAGGTCCAGCAGCAGAAGCTGGAACAGCAGCGCGGG CTCCAGCTCCGCCCACCACAGCCCCAGCCTCAGGGCACCGTGGGGGCCTCTGCGGCCTCGggacagccccagccccagggtgCTGCCCAggcccccccgggcgccccccaaGGCCCTCCTGGAgcagcccccggccccccccctCCTGGACCCATCCTTCGGCCTCAGAACCCTGGGGCCAACCCCCAACTGCGGAGTCTTCTCCTCAACCCACCGCCG CCCCAGACTGGCgtgcccccaccccaagcctccCTCCACCATCTCCAGCCACCAGGGGCTCCTGCACTGCTGCCCCCACCACACCAGGGCCTGGGGCAACCCCAGCTGGGGCCCCCCCTCCTGCACCCACCACCCGCCCAGTCCTGGCCCGCACAGCTTCCCCCAAGAGCTCCATTGCCAG TGGCAAAACGAAAGAGAGACCGAGAGGGCCACGTGTTTCGAGAAAAATGGGAGCGAGCCTATTTCTTTGTGGAAGTGAAGAGTATGCCTATGTGCTTAATATGCAAAAAAATCGTATCTGTGTTGAAAGAATACAACCTGAGACGTCATTATGAATCCAAGCACAGTAAGAGCTTCGACCAGTACACGGAACAGACGCGAGACGCGATACTCAATGAACTGAAAAAGGGCCTCAAACGTCAGTAG